Proteins found in one Strix uralensis isolate ZFMK-TIS-50842 chromosome 21, bStrUra1, whole genome shotgun sequence genomic segment:
- the PBX3 gene encoding pre-B-cell leukemia transcription factor 3 isoform X3, whose protein sequence is MKPALFSVLCEIKEKTGLSIRGAQEEDPPDPQLMRLDNMLLAEGVSGPEKGGGSAAAAAAAAASGGSSDNSIEHSDYRAKLTQIRQIYHTELEKYEQACNEFTTHVMNLLREQSRTRPISPKEIERMVGIIHRKFSSIQMQLKQSTCEAVMILRSRFLDARRKRRNFSKQATEILNEYFYSHLSNPYPSEEAKEELAKKCSITVSQVSNWFGNKRIRYKKNIGKFQEEANLYAAKTAVTAAHAVAAAVQNNQTNSPTTPNSGSSGSFNLPNSGDMFMNMQSLNGDSYQGSQVGANVQSQVDTLRHVINQTGGYNDGLGGNSLYSPHNLNANGGWQDATTPSSVTSPTEGPGSVHSDTSN, encoded by the exons GTTTGAGCATCCGAGGAGCCCAGGAGGAAGACCCTCCCGATCCCCAGCTAATGAGACTAGACAATATGCTTCTGGCAGAAGGAGTCTCAGGTCCGGAGAAAGGTGGGGGATCGGCGGCAGCAGCTGCAGCCGCAGCAGCCTCTGGAGGGTCTTCAGATAACTCTATTGAACACTCAGATTACAGAGCCAAATTGACCCAGATCAGACAAATCTATCACACAGAGCTGGAGAAATATGAACAG GCGTGTAATGAATTTACCACACATGTGATGAACCTTCTCAGAGAACAGAGCCGGACACGTCCCATTTCTCCCAAGGAGATTGAAAGGATGGTGGGCATCATTCATCGAAAATTCAGCTCCATCCAGATGCAGCTCAAACAAAGTACTTGTGAAGCAGTAATGATTTTAAGATCAAGGTTCCTCGATGCCAG ACGGAAAAGGCGTAACTTCAGTAAACAAGCCACAGAAATCTTGAACGAATATTTTTACTCCCACCTCAGTAACCCCTACCCCAGTGAAGAAGCCAAAGAAGAGCTGGCAAAGAAATGCAGCATCACAGTATCGCAG GTGTCCAACTGGTTTGGCAATAAGAGAATCAGGTACAAGAAGAACATCGGGAAGTTCCAGGAAGAAGCCAATCTCTACGCGGCAAAGACGGCTGTGACCGCAGCGCACGCCGTGGCCGCGGCCGTCCAGAACAACCAGACAAACTCCCCCACCACACCAAACTCTG GTTCTTCTGGTTCTTTTAACCTCCCAAATTCTGGGGACATGTTCATGAACATGCAGAGTCTGAATGGGGATTCTTACCAGGGGTCCCAAGTCGGAGCCAATGTGCAGTCACAG GTGGATACCCTGCGTCATGTTATCAATCAGACGGGAGGATACAATGATGGCTTGGGAGGAAATTCACTGTACAGTCCACATAATTTAAAT gcTAATGGAGGCTGGCAGGACGCAACTACTCCATCTTCTGTGACTTCCCCTACAGAAGGGCCGGGAAGTGTGCACTCTGATACCTCTAACTAA
- the PBX3 gene encoding pre-B-cell leukemia transcription factor 3 isoform X2: MKKHALNCHRMKPALFSVLCEIKEKTGLSIRGAQEEDPPDPQLMRLDNMLLAEGVSGPEKGGGSAAAAAAAAASGGSSDNSIEHSDYRAKLTQIRQIYHTELEKYEQACNEFTTHVMNLLREQSRTRPISPKEIERMVGIIHRKFSSIQMQLKQSTCEAVMILRSRFLDARRKRRNFSKQATEILNEYFYSHLSNPYPSEEAKEELAKKCSITVSQVSNWFGNKRIRYKKNIGKFQEEANLYAAKTAVTAAHAVAAAVQNNQTNSPTTPNSGSSGSFNLPNSGDMFMNMQSLNGDSYQGSQVGANVQSQVDTLRHVINQTGGYNDGLGGNSLYSPHNLNANGGWQDATTPSSVTSPTEGPGSVHSDTSN, translated from the exons GTTTGAGCATCCGAGGAGCCCAGGAGGAAGACCCTCCCGATCCCCAGCTAATGAGACTAGACAATATGCTTCTGGCAGAAGGAGTCTCAGGTCCGGAGAAAGGTGGGGGATCGGCGGCAGCAGCTGCAGCCGCAGCAGCCTCTGGAGGGTCTTCAGATAACTCTATTGAACACTCAGATTACAGAGCCAAATTGACCCAGATCAGACAAATCTATCACACAGAGCTGGAGAAATATGAACAG GCGTGTAATGAATTTACCACACATGTGATGAACCTTCTCAGAGAACAGAGCCGGACACGTCCCATTTCTCCCAAGGAGATTGAAAGGATGGTGGGCATCATTCATCGAAAATTCAGCTCCATCCAGATGCAGCTCAAACAAAGTACTTGTGAAGCAGTAATGATTTTAAGATCAAGGTTCCTCGATGCCAG ACGGAAAAGGCGTAACTTCAGTAAACAAGCCACAGAAATCTTGAACGAATATTTTTACTCCCACCTCAGTAACCCCTACCCCAGTGAAGAAGCCAAAGAAGAGCTGGCAAAGAAATGCAGCATCACAGTATCGCAG GTGTCCAACTGGTTTGGCAATAAGAGAATCAGGTACAAGAAGAACATCGGGAAGTTCCAGGAAGAAGCCAATCTCTACGCGGCAAAGACGGCTGTGACCGCAGCGCACGCCGTGGCCGCGGCCGTCCAGAACAACCAGACAAACTCCCCCACCACACCAAACTCTG GTTCTTCTGGTTCTTTTAACCTCCCAAATTCTGGGGACATGTTCATGAACATGCAGAGTCTGAATGGGGATTCTTACCAGGGGTCCCAAGTCGGAGCCAATGTGCAGTCACAG GTGGATACCCTGCGTCATGTTATCAATCAGACGGGAGGATACAATGATGGCTTGGGAGGAAATTCACTGTACAGTCCACATAATTTAAAT gcTAATGGAGGCTGGCAGGACGCAACTACTCCATCTTCTGTGACTTCCCCTACAGAAGGGCCGGGAAGTGTGCACTCTGATACCTCTAACTAA